One window of Bactrocera tryoni isolate S06 chromosome 2, CSIRO_BtryS06_freeze2, whole genome shotgun sequence genomic DNA carries:
- the LOC120768063 gene encoding tRNA-dihydrouridine(20a/20b) synthase [NAD(P)+]-like, which produces MNTLNIELLPQQRPHANVLNIFENEKATSHGFVPVSAPMVRYSKLEFRRLIRQYGVKLAFTPMVIADSFIHSQKARDNEFTTCFEDIPVISQFAARDAYEFSVASQLIYPYVDGVDLNCGCPQSWAISKGYGCGLLRHPELVRDIIQTTRRLLPQSFSISVKLRLLNGVPEESIRSTVELARQLEKCGATFLTIHGRTMWQKTSDPLNIPAMAEVKKSVYIPLVVNGNIRSWQDAQELHDQTKADGVMAARGLLSNPALFDNNTEEKETPIECVQKWLDIATRAGDNIHFQCFHHHLTFMWSSHMKRKLRLEFNNFTNKQQVFDFFEERYGLKPQDTTHSNPFDYTKCVYPPVTYNSTTNKNKVEESFGGQTWNENSNGKYFNEFKEELSETETRCDNQHEDVALEGSFFTELD; this is translated from the coding sequence ATGAACACATTAAATATCGAGTTATTACCCCAACAAAGACCGCATGCAaatgttttaaacatttttgaaaacgaAAAGGCAACCTCTCATGGATTTGTGCCTGTCAGTGCTCCAATGGTGCGATACAGCAAGCTGGAGTTTAGGCGGTTAATTCGTCAGTATGGGGTAAAACTTGCCTTTACCCCAATGGTTATTGCAGATTCTTTTATACATAGCCAAAAGGCGCGCGATAATGAATTCACAACATGTTTCGAAGATATTCCAGTTATATCACAGTTTGCTGCACGCGATGCCTATGAGTTTTCTGTTGCTTCTCAACTAATATACCCATATGTTGATGGCGTTGATTTGAATTGTGGCTGTCCACAGTCATGGGCTATATCTAAAGGATATGGTTGCGGACTTCTACGACACCCAGAATTGGTTCGTGATATTATACAAACCACTAGACGTCTTCTACCACAAAGTTTTAGTATATCGGTAAAACTACGTTTACTTAATGGAGTTCCAGAGGAATCTATTAGATCTACTGTTGAATTGGCAAGACAACTGGAAAAATGTGGGGCTACATTTTTGACAATCCACGGCCGAACAATGTGGCAAAAAACATCAGATCCCCTTAATATTCCCGCTATGGCTGAGGtaaaaaaatcggtttatatTCCTCTTGTCGTCAATGGCAATATACGTAGCTGGCAAGATGCGCAAGAATTGCATGACCAAACAAAAGCTGATGGTGTTATGGCAGCGCGTGGATTACTTTCAAATCCGGCACTATTTGATAATAATACTGAAGAAAAAGAAACGCCAATTGAATGCGTGCAAAAATGGTTAGATATCGCAACTCGCGCTGGTGATAACATACATTTCCAATGTTTTCATCACCATCTAACTTTTATGTGGAGTAGCCATATGAAACGTAAATTGCGTTTGGAATTCAACAACTTTACTAATAAGCAACAAGtgttcgatttttttgaagagCGTTACGGTTTGAAGCCGCAAGATACAACACATAGCAATCCCTTTGATTATACCAAGTGTGTTTATCCGCCAGTGACATATAATTCTACaactaataaaaacaaagtCGAGGAATCATTTGGTGGGCAGACATGGAATGAAAACTCAAATGGAAAATACTTTAATGAATTTAAGGAGGAGTTGTCGGAGACGGAAACACGATGCGACAACCAACATGAGGACGTTGCTCTAGAAGGAAGCTTTTTCACGGAATTAGACTGA
- the LOC120768062 gene encoding sorting nexin-17 produces MHFSIPDTQELYSELTGTTYTGYNIYINGSYHCCLRYKQLHALHEQLRRRCADLNIQLPATFPPKRLLPLTNGQLESRRASLEHYLQLCGQDAVISKMDNFQSYLLNAQQETSLADGILGLDYSGSDLKRVSAVLEVWLSNDLTLQVNCHIGDNANTVLRKVCECVQLPTQFMQHFCLYLVRRQNNDITQNKLVLLRRLMDFESPYLSRLWAQEKTLSCQVMIRKSYWNPIYDLGLLHDQVALKLLFAQIVCDIDNEWIITPPEVLQKLTSLQEHGMQTEYIEMARQLPLYGCLQFSASLIDYPEPKTTALISIGNKELSMRTAKAGKIYETKFRVTRMRCWRVTAMHNTCTIDSSISNSTDENASNYGKSPTNLQLAFEYLMSKQTLRWITITSSQAMLMSVCLQSMVDELLNCKDTVDGLNTRVREISQSQLLSYVSRNGRVSHIPSTLTSSASTPSLSTELMSSSTATTATTTSSSSSSSSPTAPVKFFTQRTRTKFNPKISSSSSYSAVFFRNGAEESVHNEAFEGIGDDDL; encoded by the coding sequence ATGCACTTCTCCATTCCGGATACGCAAGAATTATATTCGGAGTTAACTGGAACCACCTACACAGgctacaatatatatataaatggcaGCTACCATTGTTGTTTGAGGTACAAACAATTGCATGCACTGCACGAACAGCTTCGTCGTAGGTGTGCAGATCTCAATATCCAGTTGCCAGCGACATTCCCTCCAAAGCGTCTGCTACCATTAACTAATGGGCAACTAGAATCGAGAAGGGCTTCTTTAGAACATTATTTGCAATTATGTGGGCAAGATGCCGTTATTTCGAAAATGGATAATTTTCAAAGTTATCTGCTGAATGCACAACAGGAAACTTCTTTAGCCGATGGAATTTTAGGGCTGGATTATAGTGGTAGCGATCTTAAGCGTGTGTCAGCTGTTTTGGAGGTGTGGCTATCAAATGACCTCACCCTGCAGGTAAATTGCCATATTGGCGATAATGCCAACACGGTATTGCGTAAAGTATGTGAATGTGTACAACTGCCCACACAATTTATGCAACATTTTTGTCTATATTTGGTGCGACGGCAAAACAATGATATTACACAAAACAAATTGGTGCTTTTAAGACGATTAATGGACTTCGAATCACCGTATTTATCACGTTTATGGGCGCAAGAGAAGACTTTATCGTGCCAAGTAATGATCCGTAAAAGCTATTGGAATCCCATATATGATTTGGGACTATTGCATGACCAGGTTGCTCTGAAACTGCTTTTTGCACAAATTGTATGCGACATAGATAATGAATGGATAATTACCCCTCCCGAAGTTTTACAGAAGCTAACTAGTTTGCAAGAGCACGGGATGCAAACAGAGTACATAGAGATGGCCCGACAATTACCGCTTTATGGGTGCTTGCAATTCAGTGCGTCACTTATCGACTATCCGGAACCAAAAACCACAGCACTTATTTCCattggaaataaagagttaagTATGCGTACTGCAAAAGCTGGAAAAATTTATGAGACTAAATTTCGTGTAACACGAATGCGTTGCTGGCGGGTAACAGCTATGCATAACACATGCACCATAGATTCATCAATTTCAAACAGTACCGATGAAAATGCAAGTAATTACGGAAAATCGCCAACAAATTTACAGCTTGCCTTTGAATACTTAATGTCCAAACAGACTTTACGATGGATTACCATAACAAGTTCACAAGCTATGCTTATGTCGGTTTGTCTACAATCAATGGTTGATGAATTGCTGAATTGTAAAGATACTGTTGATGGTTTGAACACACGAGTTAGAGAAATTTCTCAATCCCAATTGCTTTCATATGTTTCACGAAATGGAAGAGTATCACATATTCCATCGACATTAACGTCATCCGCCTCTACACCGTCTTTGTCCACAGAATTAATGTCATCATCAACTGCAACAACAGCGACTACCACGTCTAGTTCATCTTCTTCATCATCGCCAACTGCACCTGTTAAATTTTTCACTCAACGCACTCGCACGAAATTCAATCCAAAAATATCCAGTTCGAGTTCGTATTCTGCAGTTTTCTTTCGTAATGGTGCTGAAGAGTCGGTCCACAATGAGGCATTCGAAGGTATTGGGGATGATGATCTTTAA
- the LOC120768061 gene encoding DNA topoisomerase 2: MENGSGSVAGSGTSIEKMYQKKSQLEHILLRPDTYIGSVEHVSETMWVYNEEKNRMIQRPVTYVPGLYKIFDEILVNAADNKQRDKTMSTIKIDIDAEKNSISIWNNGQGIPVTIHKEHKMYVPEMIFGHLLTSSNYNDDEKKVTGGRNGYGAKLCNIFSTSFMVETATKEYKKSFKQIWANNMSKTTPPKIKEFAGSDFTKITFSPDLSKFKMDRLDEDIVALMCRRAYDIAAATKGVVVFLNGKKLPVKNFKDYIDLYVKNSDDSGQTIKIVYEQAGERWEVACCPSENNFQQVSFVNSIATTKGGRHVDYVVDMIIKQLIEVVKKKNKGGINIKPFQVRNHMWVFVNCLIENPTFDSQTKENMTLQSKSFGSKCALSEKFIANVSKSGIVEAVLSWAKFKAQSEIDKKGGKKSSKIKNLPKLEDANEAGKSNSYLCTLILTEGDSAKSLAVSGLGVIGRDLYGVFPLRGKLLNVREASFKQLAENAEINNLVKIIGLQYKKKYTTMEDLKTLRYGKVMIMTDQDQDGSHIKGLLINFIHTNWPELLRLPFLEEFITPIVKASKKNEVLSFYSLPEFEEWKNDTPNNNTYNIKYYKGLGTSTSKEAKEYFQDMERHRITFKYDGSVDDDAIVMAFSKKHVDARKEWLTSHMDEVKRRKVLGLPERYLYTKGTKHITYSDFVNLELVLFSNADNVRSIPCLVDGFKPGQRKVMFTCFKRNDKREVKVAQLSGSVAEMSAYHHGEMSLQATIVNLAQNYVGSNNINLLEPRGQFGTRLQGGKDCASARYIFTLMSPLTRLIFHPADDPLLTYEVDDGQKIEPQWYIPIIPMVLVNGADGIGTGWSTKIYNHNPRDIIQNIRRMLANEEPLPMHPWYKNFKGTIDYVSDGRYISSGNIQIVQNNKIEISELPVGTWTQAYKESVLDALSNGEKGKAVVADYREYHTDTTVRFVITFTAGEFERLQAEDGGFHRAFKLTSSMSTNQMHCFDQNNCLRRFPTSIDIMKEYFPVRLEYYVKRKEYLIGQLTAQADRLTDQARFIMEKCDRTIVVENKKRKAMIDELIKRGYRPDPVKEWQRRINMEEEEEADEDDEDQADETATSSTVKKEKKPVDPEKAFNKLTDVKKFDYLLGMSMWMLTEEKKNELLKQRDTKLAELAALKAKTVQTLWLDDLDDFEKKLNELEERERLEELGINKKQAKALTAKAKALSGALKKRAAKDGNENIFPDPNGIKIEFKVTEEIMKKISTAVALAARPKIKKEKVEKAAKAAKGEEVDEFDTIVEGGAKGPKGSPAALKKTKAKEAGAGGDGEKKKRVRKPKDGLKQSKLNFGKGRKKKQNSSDEDDDLGSGSDIEMHVDVAPRADRPGRRATAKKINYSGLLDSEAEKSSDGELEFRDNEGIKEQSYQVAHISDDEHGSDADQPNGSNAFVVSESDATPIKKKPTAKRPRKKAITSDSDSDKKKKKKKRVASESDDDDSDFEC; this comes from the exons ATGGAGAACGGCAGTGGTAGTGTGGCCGGGAGTGGTACCTCCATCGAAAAAATGTACCAAAAGAAATCTCAATTAGAACATATTCTATTGCGTCCAGACACTTATATCGGTTCGGTGGAGCACGTTAGCGAAACCATGTGGGTATATAATGAGGAAAAAAATCGAATGATACAGCGACCAGTCACCTATGTACCTGGTTTGTACAAGATCTTCGATGAAATTCTTGTAAATGCCGCCGACAATAAGCAACGCGACAAAACTATGAGTAcaataaaaatcgatattgatgcggaaaaaaattctatttcaaTTTGGAATAATGGGCAAGGAATTCCAGTTACCATTCATAAGGAACACAAAATGTATGTGCCGGAAATGATTTTCGGTCATCTCTTAACTTCGTCAAATTACAATGATGATGAGAAAAAAGTGACTGGTGGTCGTAATGGTTATGGCGCAAAGTTATGCAACATTTTTTCAACTAGTTTCATGGTTGAAACCGCTACTAAGGAATACAAGAAAAGTTTCAAACAAATTTGGGCTAACAATATGTCAAAAACAACTCCGCCAAAG atcaAAGAGTTTGCGGGCTccgattttacaaaaattacattCAGTCCTGACTTGTCCAAGTTTAAAATGGATCGTCTTGATGAAGATATTGTTGCACTAATGTGTCGTCGTGCTTATGATATTGCCGCTGCGACAAAGGGTGtagttgtatttttaaatggCAAAAAATTGCCGGTAAAGAATTTCAAGGATTACATTGATTTATATGTAAAGAATAGTGATGACTCCGGgcaaacaattaaaattgtttacgAACAAGCTGGTGAACGTTGGGAGGTAGCTTGCTGTCCCTCAGAAAATAATTTCCAACAGGTGTCTTTCGTGAATTCGATTGCAACCACAAAAGGTGGACGTCACGTGGACTATGTAGTGGACATGATAATTAAACAATTGATCGAAgttgtaaagaagaagaacaaag gcGGTATTAACATAAAACCCTTCCAAGTACGCAACCATATGTGGGTATTCGTCAATTGTCTTATCGAAAATCCGACGTTCGATtcgcaaacaaaagaaaacatgACACTGCAATCCAAAAGTTTTGGATCGAAATGTGCACTCTCAGAAAAATTCATTGCAAATGTTTCCAAGTCCGGAATTGTGGAGGCCGTATTATCATGGGCCAAATTTAAAGCACAAAGTGAAATTGACAAGAAAGGTGGTAAAAAgtcttctaaaataaaaaatttacccaAACTCGAAGATGCAAACGAGGCTGGAAAATCAAATTCGTACTTATGTACGCTTATTTTAACGGAGGGAGACTCAGCCAAATCGTTGGCTGTATCCGGTCTTGGTGTTATCGGCCGTGACTTGTATGGTGTATTTCCACTACGTGGTAAACTTCTAAATGTACGTGAGGCTTCTTTTAAACAGCTGGCTGAAAATGCGGAAATCAATAATCTGGTAAAGATTATTGGTTTGCAGTACAAGAAGAAATACACTACAATGGAGGATTTGAAAACTTTACGTTATGGCAAGGTCATGATTATGACTGATCAGGATCAAGACGGTTCACATATAAAAGGATTACTGATTAATTTCATACACACAAATTGGCCCGAACTATTACGACTACCTTTCCTCGAAGAATTCATTACGCCAATTGTTAAGGCATCGAAGAAAAATGAAGTGCTTTCCTTCTACTCTCTACCCGAGTTCGAAGAGTGGAAGAATGATACGCCCaacaataatacatataatatcaaATACTACAAAG GTTTGGGTACCTCCACATCTAAGGAGGCTAAAGAATATTTCCAAGACATGGAACGTCATCGCATAACTTTCAAGTATGACGGCAGTGTGGATGATGACGCCATTGTTATGGCTTTCTCTAAAAAGCACGTAGACGCACGTAAAGAATGGTTAACGTCGCACATGGACGAGGTGAAACGCCGAAAAGTACTTGGTTTACCCGAACGTTATCTGTACACCAAAGGCACCAAACACATAACATATTCGGACTTTGTTAATCTTGAGTTGGTGCTCTTCTCCAATGCTGACAATGTCCGTTCTATACCATGTTTGGTAGATGGTTTTAAGCCGGGCCAACGCAAAGTTATGTTTACCTGTTTCAAACGTAACGACAAACGTGAGGTGAAAGTTGCGCAATTGTCTGGTTCTGTGGCTGAAATGTCCGCCTACCATCACGGCGAGATGTCACTGCAGGCTACCATAGTCAATTTGGCGCAAAATTACGTGggatcaaataatattaatttattggaGCCTCGTGGTCAATTTGGTACACGTCTGCAGGGTGGTAAAGATTGTGCGAGCGCTCGTTATATTTTCACCTTAATGTCACCCTTGACGCGACTCATATTCCACCCAGCCGACGATCCGTTGTTAACGTACGAAGTTGATGATGGTCAAAAGATTGAACCACAGTGGTATATACCAATTATACCAATGGTTTTGGTGAATGGTGCTGATGGTATTGGCACAGGTTGGTCCACAAAGATTTACAATCACAACCCGCGTGATATCATACAGAATATTCGTAGAATGCTGGCTAATGAGGAGCCTTTGCCAATGCATCCCTG gtataaaaatttcaagggCACCATTGACTACGTTTCTGATGGCCGTTATATTTCATCTGGCAATATACAAattgtacaaaataataaaatcgaaataTCTGAACTGCCAGTGGGCACTTGGACCCAAGCGTACAAGGAGAGTGTGCTGGATGCACTTTCAAACGGTGAAAAAGGTAAGGCGGTTGTTGCCGATTACCGCGAGTATCATACTGATACCACAGTGCGTTTCGTTATTACATTCACTGCTGGTGAATTCGAGCGCTTGCAAGCTGAAGATGGCGGCTTCCATCGTGCTTTCAAATTAACCTCTTCAATGTCTACCAATCAAATGCATTGCTTCGATCAAAACAATTGCTTACGTCGTTTTCCTACATCTATTGATATTATGAAAGAATATTTCCCCGTACGTCTAGAGTATTATGTTAAGCGCAAAGAGTATTTAATCGGTCAATTGACAGCACAGGCTGATCGTCTGACCGATCAGGCACGCTTTATTATGGAAAAGTGCGATCGTACCATAGTGGTTGAAAATAAGAAACGTAAGGCCATGATAGATGAACTGATCAAACGTGGCTATCGACCCGATCCAGTAAAGGAATGGCAGCGTCGTATAAATatggaagaagaagaggaagctGATGAAGATGATGAAGATCAAGCCGATGAAACTGCAACCAGCTCAACAGTGAAGAAGGAGAAAAAGCCGGTAGATCCGGAGAAGgcttttaataaattaacaGATGTCAAGAAATTCGATTATCTTTTGGGTATGTCCATGTGGATGTTGAccgaggaaaagaaaaatgaattgttgaaaCAACGCGATACAAAGTTAGCCGAGCTTGCAGCACTTAAAGCTAAGACAGTACAAACTTTGTGGCTGGATGATTTGGATGATTTTGAAAAGAAACTTAATGAATTAGAGGAACGCGAACGACTTGAAGAGTTAGGCATCAACAAGAAACAAGCAAAGGCCTTAACTGCTAAGGCAAAGGCTCTATCTGGTGCATTGAAGAAGCGTGCTGCTAAGGATGGCAACGAAAACATTTTCCCCGATCCAAATGGCATTAAAATTGAATTCAAG GTTACTGAGGAGATTATGAAAAAGATTTCAACTGCAGTGGCACTCGCCGCCAGACCAAAGATTAAAAAGGAGAAGGTCGAAAAAGCAGCTAAGGCAGCTAAGGGTGAAGAAGTGGACGAGTTTGATACAATAGTTGAAGGTGGCGCAAAGGGACCGAAAGGTTCACCGGCTGCTTTGAAAAAGACAAAAGCTAAGGAAGCGGGCGCTGGCGGTGATGGAGAAAAGAAGAAGCGCGTTCGTAAACCCAAAGATGGTTTGAAACAATCTAAGTTGAACTTCGGCAAAGGG CGTAAAAAGAAACAGAATTCTTCCGATGAAGACGATGATTTAGGATCTGGTAGTGATATTGAAATGCATGTCGATGTTGCGCCACGCGCAGATCGACCAGGTCGCAGAGCAACTgccaagaaaattaattattctggCTTATTGGATAGCGAAGCCGAAAAGAGTAGCGATGGTGAGCTCGAGTTCAGAGATAATGAAGGTATCAAAGAACAGTCATACCAGGTGGCACATATATCAGATGACGAACATGGCAGTGATGCCGATCAACCTAACGGCAGCAATGCGTTTGTAGTGAGCGAATCAGATGCCACACCGATAAAGAAGAAGCCTACAGCGAAACGTCCACGAAAGAAGGCAATAACAAGTGATAGTGATAGTGACAAAAAG aaaaagaagaagaaaagggTTGCATCCGAGAGCGACGATGACGATTCAGATTTTGAATGTTAA
- the LOC120769272 gene encoding ran GTPase-activating protein translates to MSNFNFGTIAQELHDVQEEGLSFEDKQLTWDTAEDVADIVKALETTKVVHYLKLGGNTLGIDAAAAIAKGLEKHPEFHKALWYNMFSRRLKTETPLSLKHLGNGLMVAGAKLTVLDLSDNALGPNGMVGLEDLLRSPVVYSLQTLRLNNCGLGIGGGQMLSKAILDCHKSSVAAGTPLKLKVFIAGRNRLENDGAKAIAKIFSTLKTLEEIAMPQNSIYHAGIAALASGFKENPNLRILNLNDNTVTEKGAASLAEAFAYTPMLQDINFGDCLLKTHGAYHFAEALSENHNQLEVVDLGFNEIGADGGVVLAEALQNKTNLKRLNLDGNQFGYEGRERVKEIIETFANPNALESLEEDQSECDDDEDEDGDDDDEEDDDDEEDDTTEEVDEDEEYQDEDADEEGDEAYITSPAFTTNMFGANDTFMSAKNVQFVEQATPAKPVTVESFCLSRKPCSIQAFESLQETDKLKAFKSIIEQFTDDNRLLLLIFTTLKCAHLSESSPAALDLAKALYKETVDYAVETKQERRVLNYMLMQLGLLRSEEKFTSPYDLKSCRYALRETLKSNPQFGSEHMRNAFNIFLQQMDG, encoded by the exons ATGTCTAATTTTAATTTCGGAACAATTGCACAAGAGTTGCATGATGTGCAGGAAGAAGGACTCTCGTTTGAGGATAAACAACTAACTTGGGATACAGCTGAGGATG tcGCTGATATTGTTAAGGCTTTGGAAACAACAAAAGTTGTCCACTACCTAAAGTTGGGTGGTAACACCTTGGGCATTGATGCGGCGGCTGCTATTGCAAAAGGCCTTGAGAAGCACCCGGAATTTCATAAAGCATTGTGGTATAATATGTTTTCAAGAAGACTCAAAACCGAGACACCATTGTCACTAAAGCATTTGGGTAATGGTTTAATGGTAGCCGGTGCCAAACTTACAGTATTGGATTTGAGTGATAATGCTCTGGGTCCAAATGGTATGGTTGGACTAGAGGATCTTTTGCGTTCGCCAGTAGTTTACTCATTGCAAACATTGCGATTGAATAATTGCGGTTTGGGTATTGGTGGTGGCCAAATGCTTTCAAAAGCTATATTGGATTGCCATAAGAGCAGTGTTGCCGCCGGAACACCACTTAAGTTGAAAGTTTTTATTGCCGGTCGCAATCGTTTGGAAAACGATGGTGCTAAAGctatagcaaaaatattttctacactAAAAACTTTGGAAGAAATAGCAATGCCACAAAATTCCATATATCATGCGGGCATTGCTGCATTAGCAAGCGGCTTCAAAGAGAACCCTAACTTGCGCATTCTGAATTTGAACGACAACACAGTAACTGAGAAAGGCGCAGCTTCACTGGCAGAAGCATTTGCATACACGCCAAT GTTGCAAGATATTAATTTTGGTGATTGTCTGCTCAAAACTCATGGCGCCTATCATTTTGCCGAGGCATTAAGCGAAAACCATAATCAACTCGAGGTGGTGGATTTGGGGTTCAATGAAATCGGCGCCGACGGCGGTGTTGTTTTGGCTGAAGCTTTACAAAATAAGACAAATTTAAAGAGGCTTAACTTAGATGGTAACCAA tttggttATGAAGGACGTGAGCGTGTTAAGGAGATTATAGAGACATTCGCGAATCCAAATGCATTAGAGAGCCTTGAAGAAGATCAATCGGAGTGCGACGATGATGAAGATGAGGACGGAGATGACGACGATGAAgaggatgatgatgatgaagaaGAT GATACTACTGAGGAAGTTGATGAAGATGAGGAATACCAAGATGAAGATGCCGACGAAGAGGGCGATGAAGCGTACATAACATCTCCCGCTTTTACAACAaat ATGTTTGGTGCAAATGATACATTTATGTCTGCTAAAAACGTTCAATTTGTTGAACAAGCGACACCAGCAAAGCCAGTTACCGTTGAATCATTTTGTCTGAGTCGGAAACCTTGCAGCATACAAGCATTCGAGTCACTGCAGGAGACAGATAAATTGAAGGCCTTCAAAAGCATTATTGAg CAATTCACCGACGATAATCGCCTACTATTGCTAATTTTTACGACATTGAAATGTGCGCACCTCTCTGAATCATCGCCCGCGGCATTGGATTTAGCAAAAGCGCTTTATAAAGAGACAGTCGACTATGCTGTGGAAACGAAACAAGAGCGTCGCGTTTTGAATTACATGCTGATGCAGCTGGGTTTGCTGCGTAGCGAAGAAAAGTTCACGAGTCCCTACGACTTGAAAAGTTGTCGTTACGCGCTACGCGAGACACTTAAATCTAACCCACAGTTTGGCAGTGAGCATATGCGTAACGCTTTCAATATTTTCCTACAACAAATGGATGGTTGA